The Cellulosimicrobium cellulans genome contains the following window.
CGCGCCTCCTGCTCGCGGCCATCGACGCCCCGGAGACCGAGGCCCGCTCCGTCCTGTTCGACCCGAGCCTCGTGGTGCGCGACTCCGCCTGACCTCCCGACGCGGTGCATGACGCTGAGTGCATGAAATAGTCGCGGCCGAATCGATCCGACCGCGACTATTTCATGCACTCAGCGGGGGCTGGGAGCCCGGGTCAGTGGCCGCCGCTCGCGACGAAGGCGATGCCGACCGCGATCGCGACGACGACGACGGCGAAGCACACGAGCGCGCCCACCTGGCGGCCCCGGGTGGCGCGCTCGACGCGCACGGTCCGGCCGTCGGACGTGAAGCGGCCGTCGGGGGTGCCGACCTCCACGGGCACGGCCCGACCGGCGGCGAGCCGGACCCCGAGCGCGAAGAGGGCGGGCAGGCCCGCGCCGACGACGAGGCCGGCGACGACGACCTTGAGCAGCGAGTCGATCTCGACGAACACGGTTCTCTCCTCCGGGCTGCCGGTCAGACGCTCGCGCGCTGGCGCGAGGCGGGTGCGGTCAGGGGCGTGGCCGGAGCCGCGGCCGGCGGCTCGGCGTCGGTGAACGGGTCGGCCGCGTCGAGGCGGCGCTCGAGCGCGGCCTCCCGCGCCTCGACGACCTCGGTCTCGAGCCCGGCGTCCACCGCGCCCTCCTCCCAGGCGTCGTTGACGTTGTTGTGGTCCACGGGCTTGCGGCGCGACGCGACCCAGATGGCGACGGACGTCGCGACGAGGATCGCGAACACGACGACCGTGCCGGCCGCGCCGCCGATCCCGTGCTGGATGCCGTAGCAGGCCGCGCCGACGAGTCCGGCGGCCGGGAGCGTCAGCCCCCACGCGGCGAGCATGCGGCCCGCGACGCCCCAGCGGACCTTGGCGCCCGGCATGCCGACGCCCGAGCCGAGGATCGAGCCGGTCGCGACGTGCGTCGTCGAGAGCGAGTAGCCGAACAGGCCGGACATGAGGATGACGGCCGCGGACGACGTCTCGGCGGCCATGCCCTGACGGGTGTCGATCTCGACGAGGCCCTTGCCGAGCGTGCGGATGATGCGCCAGCCGCCCAGGTACGTGCCGAGCGCCATGAAGGACGCGCAGGCGAGGATCACCCAGAACGGCACGCTCGAGTCGGCCGGGACGGCGCCCGCCGCGATGAGCGCGAGCAGGATGATGCCCATCGACTTCTGCGCGTCGTTGGTGCCGTGCGCGAGCGAGACGAGCGAGGCCGAGCCGACCTGCCCCCAGCGGAACGCTCGGGTCGACACGTCCTCCGGCACGTCGCGCGTGAGGCGGGCGACGGCCCACGTGCCGACGCTCGCGACACCGACCGCGACGAGCGGAGCGATCAGCGCGGGGATGAGCACCTTCGCGGCGACGCCGCTCCAGATCACGCCCTGCGTGCCGACGGCCGCGAGCACCGAGCCCACGACACCGCCGATCAGCGCGTGCGACGAGCTCGACGGGATGCCGAGCAGCCAGGTCAGCAGGTTCCAGGTGATGCCGCCCACGAGCCCCGCGAGGACGACCTCGAGGGTGATGACGTCGGCGTCCACCAACCCCTTCGCGATGGTCGCCGCGACGGCCAGGGAGAGGAACGCCCCGACCATGTTGAGGACGGCGGAGAGGGCGACGGCGGTCTTGGGCTTGAGGGCCTTGGTGGCGATGGACGTAGCCATCGCGTTGCCCGTGTCGTGGAAGCCGTTGGTGAAGTCGAAGGCCAGTGCGGTCACGACGACGAGCACCAGCAGGAGCGTCTCGGTCACGTCGTCCATGGTGGGGTCATCCCCGGAGCGCGCTCGACCATCCTGTGGATTCTTCCGCCACTGTTCACCGACAGTTCATCCGGCGTTCGAAGCCGTTGTTCGAACGCCGGACGGGGCCCGGCCGACCAGGGCCGGACGGCCCGCGGGCACGGGCGGCCCGGCCCTGGTGGGGAGCCGTCGGGCGGGCCTCAGGCGGGGGTGGGCGCGCCCAGGTCGGCGAGGGCGTCGTCGAGGTCGTCGACGACGGTCGCGACCGCCTCGCGCTGCGTCCGCGCGCGCTCCGCCTCCGCCGCGACCGCGGTGCGCGCCTCGGCCAGCTCGGCGTCGAACCGCTCCGCGCTCGCCTGCGCGGCCGCGCGCTGGTCCCGCGCACGCTGCTCGCCCGAGAACCACTGCCACGCCGCGACGACGCCCGCGACGACGGTCACCGCGAACCACGCCGGTGCGACCGCGATCCCGAGCACGAGCGTCGCGACGGCGATCGCCCCGACCCCGCCGACGACGCCCCACGACACCCCGTCGACGGGGCGCGCGAGGAGCTCCGACCGTGCCGTCGCGGCGGATGCCGCGCCGTCCTCGCTCGGCGTCACGGTGACGGACCGGCCGGCGAGGCGCAGCACGCGCGACGGCGCCGGGGTGGCCGCGAGCTCGGACGCGCGCGCGTGGCTCGCGGTCCGCAGGTCGTCGACGACGAGCGGGGCCGCGAGCGCCGCGCGGCCCGGGTCGGACCCGCGCGCGTCCTCGACGAGCAGGTCGACGAGCGTCCCGGCCGACGCGTCCCACTCCGGGCCGTCGTCCTCGGGCGCGCGCCCCACGCGGTCGGCGAGGAGCTCCGCGCGCTCGAGGAGATCGCGCTCCACGGGCGCTCCCTCGTTCACGAGCGACCCGACGACGCGGAGCAGCGCCTCGCCGGGGGTCTCCGGTCGGGCGGGGCTCTCGGCGCCGGGCGGGGCCCCGGCCGGCACGTCGAGAGCGAGCGGTCCCGGCGTCGTCGTCGGCACGGCGATCTCACCGCCCACGACGGCGCGCGACCACGCCGCCCACGCGCGCAGGAGCGGCAGCGCCTCGGGTGCGGCGGTGCGCCGGCGGGCGCCGCCGGACGCCGCGTCGGCGTCGGGCGTGCCCCAGTCGGTCCCGCCCCCGGGGAGCGCGGGCGCGGCCTCGAGGAGCAGCGAGCGCCCGCGGGCCCGTGCGTCGTCGTCGAGCAGCGCCACGCGGTCGGCCAGCGCCGCACGGACGACCGCGACGCCGTCGTCCCCGAGGCTCCCCGCCGCGGCCGCGAGCCACAGCGCGCGCTCCGCGCCCGTCACGAGGACCTCGGCCGGCGCCTCGCCCTTCCCGATCGGAGCAGCGGCGGGCGCCGCGGCGCCGTCGGCGCTGCCCCAGCCCGCCGCCGGGAGGACGGGGGCGTCGAGGACCCAGGGCGTCCACTCGCGCACCAGGCCGGGCTGCCCGACGAGCGTGCACACCGCGACGAGGTACGTCGCGGCCCGACGGCGGTCGCGCAGCAGCGCCTCCTGCGCCGCGTCCGCGTCGAGCCGGCCCGCGGGGAGCTCGGCGACGGCGAGCGCCGCGGGCACGAGCCAGTAGCCGGGGACGTCGGCGAGGTCGGGCGACCGCCGCAGGTGCGACACGTCGCCCTCGCCCGTCACGACCGCGCGCGTCAGGGCGCGCGCCGCGTCGCGGGCGCGCCGGGCGGGGGTGAACAGCGCGAGCTCCTCGCGCACCTCGCCGAGCTCGATGAGCGCGTTGACGAGGCGCGTGAGCACCTCGACGCGGCTCGACAGGTCGCCCTCGAGCGAGCGCAGCCGCCGGTTGAGCGACGCCTCCCGCGACCTCGCCATCGAGGCCTGCGCGGCGAGCTCGTCCGAGAGGGCCTGCATGTTGCCCTGGTCGCTGCGCCAGTAGCTGTACGTCGACATGCGCGCGAGCGTACTCAGCCGCGCGCCCCTGTCGAGGGGGAGTTCTCCCCGGTACCCCCGGCGGTCACCGTCGCGGACGCATGAGCGGCGGGTCGAGGACGGCGGGCACGCTCGCCGGGGCGTCGTCCGGGTCCGCCGTCGAGCCAGGGGTCGCCCCCCGGGCCGGGCCGGTCGTGGGGAGAGATCCCGGGTCCGGCGCGGCGCGGTAGAGGGCCGCGGGGCGGCCGGTGCCGCCCGACGTCGTGCGGCCGGTGTCGGCGAGGAAGCCGGGGGTGGTCGTCGCCTTGCGGGAGAAGTTGCGCGGGTCGAGGCGCACGCCCCACACCGCCTCGTAGACGCGCCGCAGGTCCGCGACGGTGAACTCCGGCGGGCAGAACGCCGTCGCGAGCGCCGAGTACTCGAGCTTGGCGCGGGCGCGCTCGACGCCGTCGGCGAGGATCCGCGCGTGGTCGAACGCGAGGCCGGTGCCCGACGGCGCCCGGTCGCCCGACGCCGTCGGCCCGCCCGGTGCCGCCGCGAGCAGGGTCTCGACGGGGTGCCAGGCCGCTCCCCCGGCGTCGGACCCGGCGTGCACGACGCCGAACTCGGGCGCGAGCAGGAGGTAGGCGACCGAGAGGACCGGCCCGCGCGGGTCGCGGTCGAGCGGCCCGTAGGTGCGGAGCTGCTCGAGATGGCCGGGCGGGCGGACGCCGGTCTCCTCCGCGAGCTCGCGCCGGGCCGCCCGAGCGAGACCTTCGTCCGGCAGCACGAACCCGCCCGGGAGCGCGAGCGCGCCGCGGAACGGCTCGATGCCGCGCTCGACGAGCAGCACGTG
Protein-coding sequences here:
- a CDS encoding inorganic phosphate transporter; translated protein: MDDVTETLLLVLVVVTALAFDFTNGFHDTGNAMATSIATKALKPKTAVALSAVLNMVGAFLSLAVAATIAKGLVDADVITLEVVLAGLVGGITWNLLTWLLGIPSSSSHALIGGVVGSVLAAVGTQGVIWSGVAAKVLIPALIAPLVAVGVASVGTWAVARLTRDVPEDVSTRAFRWGQVGSASLVSLAHGTNDAQKSMGIILLALIAAGAVPADSSVPFWVILACASFMALGTYLGGWRIIRTLGKGLVEIDTRQGMAAETSSAAVILMSGLFGYSLSTTHVATGSILGSGVGMPGAKVRWGVAGRMLAAWGLTLPAAGLVGAACYGIQHGIGGAAGTVVVFAILVATSVAIWVASRRKPVDHNNVNDAWEEGAVDAGLETEVVEAREAALERRLDAADPFTDAEPPAAAPATPLTAPASRQRASV
- a CDS encoding NUDIX hydrolase, with amino-acid sequence MTPSVSPTPDVPPTAALLPVTVDVVALTVRDDALHVLLVERGIEPFRGALALPGGFVLPDEGLARAARRELAEETGVRPPGHLEQLRTYGPLDRDPRGPVLSVAYLLLAPEFGVVHAGSDAGGAAWHPVETLLAAAPGGPTASGDRAPSGTGLAFDHARILADGVERARAKLEYSALATAFCPPEFTVADLRRVYEAVWGVRLDPRNFSRKATTTPGFLADTGRTTSGGTGRPAALYRAAPDPGSLPTTGPARGATPGSTADPDDAPASVPAVLDPPLMRPRR